From one Oncorhynchus keta strain PuntledgeMale-10-30-2019 chromosome 30, Oket_V2, whole genome shotgun sequence genomic stretch:
- the myoz3a gene encoding myozenin-2 isoform X2, protein MSSKEALSLKRKIMQSAYDDLAKQRMQQSRALCSEAGPGGLNLGKKISIPKDVMMEELNLQSNRGSRMFQERLKRVERFTLENQVNDLYSNSFPEPMPSQTVEEPQGGKENQAYMMPGKHSLITTLQKTVAKKGSPNVIAPGYGSPLKEIPREKFNLTTRSYCSPWREALGDSDRLLLTLSTQLPRGATLQPANYRCFNRAATPFGGPQQQSKRVIPVMGFELLDSQHLPGTTLDRMCKRPNFNRAPRGWGHDYSPESTDL, encoded by the exons AGGAAGATAATGCAATCAGCTTATGATGACCTGGCCAAGCAGAGGATGCAGCAGTCCAGGGCTTTGTGTTCAGAGGCCGGGCCAG GAGGTCTGAACTTGGGGAAGAAGATCAGCATACCCAAGGATGTGATGATGGAGGAGTTGAACCTTCAGTCCAACCGTGGCTCCCGCATGTTCCAGGAGAGACTGAAGAGGGTGGAGAGGTTCACTCTGGAGAACCAAGTCAACGACTTATACAGCAat AGCTTTCCAGAGCCCATGCCTTCCCAGACAGTAGAAGAGCCCCAGGGGGGGAAGGAGAACCAGGCATATATGATGCCTGGCAAACACAGCCTGATCACCACCCTACAGAAAACTGTGGCCAAGAAGGGCAGCCCCAATGTCATCGCCCCAG GCTACGGGAGCCCCTTGAAGGAGATCCCCCGTGAGAAGTTCAACCTGACAACCAGGTCCTACTGTTCCCCCTGGAGGGAAGCCCTGGGTGACAGTGACAGGCTCCTGTTGACTCTCAGCACCCAGCTCCCACGGGGGGCCACACTACAGCCGGCCAACTACAGGTGTTTCAACAG agCGGCCACACCTTTTGGAGGCCCACAGCAGCAGAGTAAGAGGGTGATCCCAGTGATGGGGTTCGAGCTGTTGGACTCACAGCACCTCCCTGGTACGACCCTGGACCGCATGTGTAAACGGCCCAACTTCAACAGAGCACCACGGGGATGGGGTCATGACTACTCCCCTGAATCCACCGACCTGTGA
- the myoz3a gene encoding myozenin-2 isoform X3: protein MQSAYDDLAKQRMQQSRALCSEAGPGGLNLGKKISIPKDVMMEELNLQSNRGSRMFQERLKRVERFTLENQVNDLYSNSFPEPMPSQTVEEPQGGKENQAYMMPGKHSLITTLQKTVAKKGSPNVIAPGYGSPLKEIPREKFNLTTRSYCSPWREALGDSDRLLLTLSTQLPRGATLQPANYRCFNRAATPFGGPQQQSKRVIPVMGFELLDSQHLPGTTLDRMCKRPNFNRAPRGWGHDYSPESTDL from the exons ATGCAATCAGCTTATGATGACCTGGCCAAGCAGAGGATGCAGCAGTCCAGGGCTTTGTGTTCAGAGGCCGGGCCAG GAGGTCTGAACTTGGGGAAGAAGATCAGCATACCCAAGGATGTGATGATGGAGGAGTTGAACCTTCAGTCCAACCGTGGCTCCCGCATGTTCCAGGAGAGACTGAAGAGGGTGGAGAGGTTCACTCTGGAGAACCAAGTCAACGACTTATACAGCAat AGCTTTCCAGAGCCCATGCCTTCCCAGACAGTAGAAGAGCCCCAGGGGGGGAAGGAGAACCAGGCATATATGATGCCTGGCAAACACAGCCTGATCACCACCCTACAGAAAACTGTGGCCAAGAAGGGCAGCCCCAATGTCATCGCCCCAG GCTACGGGAGCCCCTTGAAGGAGATCCCCCGTGAGAAGTTCAACCTGACAACCAGGTCCTACTGTTCCCCCTGGAGGGAAGCCCTGGGTGACAGTGACAGGCTCCTGTTGACTCTCAGCACCCAGCTCCCACGGGGGGCCACACTACAGCCGGCCAACTACAGGTGTTTCAACAG agCGGCCACACCTTTTGGAGGCCCACAGCAGCAGAGTAAGAGGGTGATCCCAGTGATGGGGTTCGAGCTGTTGGACTCACAGCACCTCCCTGGTACGACCCTGGACCGCATGTGTAAACGGCCCAACTTCAACAGAGCACCACGGGGATGGGGTCATGACTACTCCCCTGAATCCACCGACCTGTGA